The following are encoded in a window of Staphylococcus piscifermentans genomic DNA:
- a CDS encoding FMN-binding glutamate synthase family protein, which produces MIVLTILQFIINIILVGALFAIIITALVLLFKDKRQKQHSVLRNYPVLARVRYFFEKIGPELRQYLYSDDTKGKPFSRSQYTSIVKAGKYKSRMASYGTEYDYEDGFYIQNTMFPKQAAELRIDQTGMISTFIYKIDNERLFDRDEHRVEDKVDPFYLSDEDAVVLGEKLEHPFKVKRLVGQSGMSYGALGGNAITALSIGLGRAGTWMNTGEGGLSNHHLKGGGDIIFQIGPGLFGVRTPDAKFDPKAFKTLAKRDQVRAFEIKLAQGAKTRGGHMEGEKVTEEIAKIRHVEPGKTINSPNRFEFIHNNDDLLDFVTQLQEMGQKPVGFKIVVSKVAEIEKLVKTMAERNEYPNFITVDGGEGGTGATFQELQDGVGLPLFTALPIVSGMLEKYGIRDHVKIFASGKLVTPDKVAIALGLGADLVNVARGMMISVGCIMSQQCHMNTCPVGVATTNPKLEKGLIVDEKNYRVTNYITSMHEGLFNLAAAVGVESPTEISQNHVIIKEGGGLRTIGDYKLKLIETGREAERQRNTAS; this is translated from the coding sequence ATGATTGTGCTTACGATTCTTCAATTTATTATTAATATTATTTTAGTGGGCGCGCTGTTTGCGATTATTATTACGGCGCTGGTCTTGTTGTTCAAGGACAAGAGACAGAAGCAACATAGTGTGCTGCGCAATTATCCGGTGTTGGCGCGGGTGCGTTACTTTTTTGAAAAGATTGGTCCGGAGTTGCGTCAGTATTTGTATTCTGATGATACGAAGGGTAAGCCGTTTTCGCGGAGTCAGTATACGAGTATTGTGAAGGCGGGCAAGTATAAGTCGCGTATGGCGAGTTACGGAACGGAGTATGATTATGAGGATGGATTTTATATCCAGAATACAATGTTTCCGAAGCAAGCGGCGGAGTTGCGTATTGATCAAACGGGTATGATTTCGACGTTTATTTATAAGATTGATAATGAGCGTTTGTTTGATCGCGATGAGCATCGTGTTGAGGACAAAGTAGATCCGTTTTATTTGTCTGACGAGGATGCGGTGGTCCTTGGCGAGAAGTTGGAACATCCTTTCAAAGTGAAGCGTTTGGTCGGGCAATCGGGCATGAGTTATGGTGCGCTCGGCGGAAATGCGATTACTGCGTTGTCTATTGGGTTAGGACGCGCGGGAACTTGGATGAATACCGGTGAGGGAGGTTTGTCCAATCATCACTTGAAGGGCGGCGGCGATATTATTTTCCAAATTGGGCCTGGATTATTCGGTGTCCGCACGCCTGATGCGAAGTTTGACCCTAAGGCTTTCAAGACTTTGGCAAAAAGAGACCAGGTGAGAGCCTTCGAAATTAAGTTGGCGCAAGGTGCGAAAACGCGCGGTGGCCATATGGAAGGCGAGAAAGTAACGGAAGAAATCGCGAAAATCCGTCACGTGGAACCAGGCAAAACGATCAATTCACCGAACCGCTTCGAATTTATCCATAATAATGATGACTTGCTTGATTTCGTGACGCAGTTGCAAGAAATGGGTCAAAAACCAGTCGGCTTCAAAATTGTGGTCAGCAAGGTGGCTGAAATTGAGAAATTGGTGAAAACGATGGCCGAACGTAATGAATATCCGAACTTCATCACAGTGGACGGTGGTGAAGGCGGTACCGGCGCAACTTTCCAAGAATTGCAAGACGGTGTCGGTCTACCGTTATTTACAGCATTGCCGATTGTTTCTGGAATGCTGGAAAAATATGGCATCCGTGACCATGTTAAAATTTTCGCTTCTGGTAAGTTGGTCACACCTGATAAAGTGGCGATTGCGCTTGGATTGGGCGCGGATTTAGTCAACGTGGCACGCGGTATGATGATTAGTGTGGGCTGCATTATGAGTCAGCAATGCCATATGAACACTTGCCCTGTCGGCGTAGCCACTACAAATCCTAAGTTAGAAAAAGGTTTGATTGTCGACGAGAAAAATTATCGTGTAACCAATTATATTACCAGCATGCATGAAGGTTTGTTTAACCTGGCAGCTGCGGTCGGCGTGGAAAGCCCGACCGAGATTTCGCAAAATCACGTCATTATAAAAGAAGGCGGCGGTTTGCGTACGATTGGCGACTATAAATTGAAGCTGATTGAGACGGGACGCGAAGCGGAACGTCAAAGAAATACTGCTTCTTAA
- a CDS encoding amidohydrolase family protein, with protein MTGQIVDVHHHIIPKLYKDELKKAGVSSAGGFPIKDWTPEDSIKMMDDLDIDVGVTSISEPGTMPLKKKHAAKVARKVNEYQAQLKRDYPGRFKSFALLPLPHVKESLKEIEYALDVLKLDGVGLYSNYGEEFLGNDKFEAVMKLLHKKDAVVFIHPSASEKGFVSPEYIPTDFIEEFTFNTTRAANNLILSGTLERYPNIDFILAHAGGVLPYLEWRIDETLKTEQYILEDPLNRVDMIMRKDKGGFVKTFLKHPIRYTKMFKNYAHILRRWSSLSQPAAYYIRKFHYDTALSTGDSTFAGIKEVTDVSHFHFGSDAHFAPDRWIAEMEKNIRETDYFDEDEKRQIFSRNAIDLLNKHNR; from the coding sequence ATGACAGGACAAATTGTTGACGTGCATCACCATATAATTCCTAAACTTTATAAAGATGAATTGAAAAAAGCAGGTGTCTCTAGTGCTGGCGGTTTTCCTATCAAAGACTGGACGCCTGAAGATAGTATTAAAATGATGGATGATTTAGATATCGATGTGGGCGTGACTTCGATTTCTGAGCCGGGCACGATGCCTTTGAAGAAAAAGCATGCGGCGAAAGTAGCACGCAAAGTGAATGAATACCAAGCTCAGCTTAAAAGAGATTATCCAGGTCGCTTCAAAAGTTTCGCATTACTTCCATTGCCACATGTGAAAGAAAGTTTAAAGGAAATCGAGTATGCCTTAGACGTCTTAAAATTAGACGGTGTCGGACTTTACTCTAATTACGGCGAAGAATTTTTAGGAAATGATAAATTCGAAGCTGTTATGAAATTGCTTCATAAGAAAGATGCGGTCGTCTTCATTCACCCGAGTGCGAGTGAAAAAGGATTCGTTTCACCGGAATATATCCCGACTGACTTCATTGAAGAATTTACTTTTAATACGACGCGAGCGGCTAACAACTTGATTTTGAGCGGTACGCTAGAGCGTTATCCTAACATCGATTTCATTTTGGCACATGCCGGAGGGGTCTTACCTTACCTTGAATGGCGAATCGATGAAACGTTGAAAACAGAGCAATATATTCTGGAGGATCCTCTCAACCGCGTCGATATGATTATGCGGAAAGATAAAGGCGGATTTGTAAAGACTTTCTTAAAACATCCTATTCGTTATACGAAGATGTTCAAAAATTACGCGCATATTCTCAGACGCTGGTCCTCACTTTCTCAACCAGCTGCGTACTATATCAGAAAGTTCCATTATGATACGGCGCTTTCCACAGGTGATTCAACGTTTGCCGGAATTAAAGAAGTGACGGATGTTTCTCATTTCCACTTCGGTTCAGATGCTCATTTTGCTCCGGATAGATGGATTGCTGAAATGGAAAAAAATATTAGAGAAACCGATTATTTTGATGAAGACGAAAAACGCCAAATCTTCAGCAGAAATGCGATTGATTTGTTGAATAAACATAATCGATGA
- the efeB gene encoding iron uptake transporter deferrochelatase/peroxidase subunit, protein MIQDKHEGNEVSRRSFLKMLGIGGAGAVIGASGVGGIFTFKSMFDTPEDKENDAYEFYGKVQPGITTPSQKNVNFAVLELKSKDKAAIKEMFKEWTKMSVKMMDGSLIGKSTKNSLLPPEDTGEAVGLGASKLTLTFGVSKSFMKKLGLSSKIPNDFKDLPHFPNDQLDKAFTGGDIMIQACANDQQVAFHAVHNLIRPFRDLIQVKWSQTGFVSGKPKETPRNLMAFKDGTVNPRSNDEYKDYVFINDGWAKNATYCIARKIQIHIETWDRTALEEQEATFGRYRHSGAPLGKKKEFDEMDLKAKDSAGQPVIPADAHARLAKEAKTSILRRAYNFMDGTNEETGALNTGLLFLCFQKAPQQFIDIQNHLGHKDKLNEYITHRGSGLFLILPGVKKGGYLGETLFS, encoded by the coding sequence ATGATACAAGACAAGCATGAAGGTAATGAAGTATCTCGTCGTTCCTTTCTGAAAATGTTAGGAATCGGCGGAGCAGGTGCAGTAATCGGAGCGAGCGGTGTCGGCGGTATCTTCACGTTCAAATCTATGTTTGACACACCTGAAGATAAAGAGAATGATGCCTATGAATTTTATGGGAAAGTACAACCGGGTATCACGACGCCTTCGCAGAAAAATGTAAATTTCGCAGTTCTTGAGTTGAAGAGCAAAGACAAGGCTGCAATTAAAGAGATGTTTAAAGAATGGACGAAAATGAGCGTTAAAATGATGGACGGTTCTTTGATTGGGAAGTCGACAAAGAACAGTCTGCTTCCGCCTGAAGATACAGGAGAAGCGGTCGGGCTCGGAGCAAGCAAACTCACGTTGACATTCGGTGTCAGCAAATCCTTTATGAAAAAACTCGGCCTCTCCAGCAAGATTCCGAACGATTTCAAAGACCTGCCGCACTTCCCGAACGACCAGCTCGATAAAGCCTTCACAGGCGGCGACATCATGATTCAAGCCTGCGCGAACGATCAGCAAGTGGCCTTCCACGCCGTGCATAACCTGATACGACCGTTCCGAGACCTGATTCAAGTCAAATGGTCTCAGACAGGCTTTGTGTCCGGCAAGCCGAAAGAAACCCCTAGAAATCTCATGGCCTTTAAAGATGGCACCGTGAACCCGCGCAGCAACGATGAATATAAAGATTATGTCTTTATTAACGACGGCTGGGCTAAAAATGCGACCTATTGCATTGCGCGTAAGATTCAAATTCATATCGAAACCTGGGATCGTACAGCCTTAGAAGAACAAGAAGCTACTTTCGGACGTTATCGTCACTCGGGCGCACCGCTCGGCAAGAAGAAAGAGTTCGATGAAATGGACTTGAAAGCTAAAGACAGTGCAGGACAGCCGGTCATTCCTGCTGATGCGCATGCACGTTTAGCGAAAGAAGCGAAAACTTCTATTTTACGCCGTGCTTATAACTTTATGGATGGAACAAATGAAGAGACAGGTGCTCTGAATACTGGACTGCTCTTCTTATGTTTCCAGAAAGCACCGCAGCAATTTATCGACATCCAGAACCATTTAGGACATAAAGACAAGTTGAATGAATACATCACCCATCGAGGTTCAGGACTTTTCCTTATTCTTCCTGGGGTGAAAAAGGGAGGATATCTGGGTGAGACACTATTTAGTTAA
- a CDS encoding FTR1 family iron permease, which translates to MRHYLVKIAFCVALLGLLFPIKALPLSAASETSMSDAYIAISDAKETLNDKGKSEADKKAAVDKVKTEIDKLKINDSKAGKKVKNEVKALDKTPSDQKKAEDMSDLTKALIAYENAQASGNSGAEIKKLQDAVDGKDQAMKAAIKAKDQTQLKALNAQLNQIWTSNETVIRNYDADKYGQIEVALMQLRVAVEKEPLKPQKVETAWQTFKSGVDNVNKKQSADTKGQYHVTQLNDELDKAIQAIDDNDLDKADAALGKFIQVWPYVEGKIQTKNGSLYTTIEDKIPYYQSILDNSNKDRVKDGLSDINKDIKDTVGKSGYNAIDVMIIFLREGLEVLLIVMALVTMTRQSGDKKGTTSVIGGALLGLVLSLILAFVFIQTLGNSGILREGMEAVLGIVAVILMFAVGIWMHNKSNAQRWNQMMQSMYDKAANNRSLALLGLIGLISVMREGVEVILFYMGMIGEVSAKDFILGIGIALVILVIFTALFRFIVKLIPIRYIFRVLSILIFVMAFKMLGVSIQKMQLLDTVPQHSIEHLPTLSWIGFYPSWETIIPQLIFIALIALYTYFSNKRKPA; encoded by the coding sequence GTGAGACACTATTTAGTTAAAATTGCATTTTGCGTGGCGCTGCTCGGTCTTCTTTTTCCCATCAAAGCTTTACCATTAAGTGCAGCGTCAGAAACCAGTATGAGTGATGCTTATATTGCGATTTCTGATGCGAAAGAGACGCTGAATGATAAAGGGAAGTCAGAAGCGGATAAAAAAGCAGCCGTGGATAAGGTGAAAACTGAGATTGATAAGTTGAAAATTAATGACAGCAAAGCAGGCAAGAAAGTCAAAAATGAAGTGAAAGCTTTAGACAAAACACCTTCTGACCAGAAGAAAGCAGAAGACATGTCTGATTTGACGAAAGCCTTGATTGCTTATGAAAATGCACAAGCTAGCGGCAACTCAGGTGCTGAAATTAAAAAATTGCAAGATGCGGTTGATGGTAAAGATCAAGCAATGAAAGCTGCCATCAAAGCCAAGGATCAAACGCAGTTGAAAGCTCTGAATGCACAATTGAACCAAATTTGGACAAGTAATGAAACGGTTATCCGAAATTATGATGCGGATAAATATGGTCAAATTGAAGTGGCATTAATGCAATTGCGTGTAGCTGTGGAAAAGGAACCTTTGAAACCGCAAAAAGTAGAAACAGCATGGCAAACTTTCAAATCTGGTGTTGATAATGTCAACAAGAAACAATCTGCAGATACTAAAGGTCAATATCATGTAACGCAATTGAATGACGAACTGGATAAAGCCATTCAAGCGATTGATGATAATGATTTAGATAAAGCAGATGCAGCGTTAGGGAAATTCATTCAAGTTTGGCCGTATGTAGAAGGTAAGATTCAAACTAAGAACGGCAGTTTATATACAACGATTGAAGATAAAATCCCTTACTATCAAAGTATCTTAGATAACTCGAACAAAGATCGTGTGAAAGACGGATTGTCTGATATTAATAAGGATATCAAAGACACTGTCGGCAAATCAGGTTATAATGCAATCGATGTCATGATTATCTTCTTACGTGAAGGATTAGAAGTCTTGTTGATTGTGATGGCTTTAGTTACCATGACACGTCAGTCTGGCGATAAGAAAGGTACAACAAGTGTCATCGGAGGCGCCTTGCTCGGTTTAGTATTGAGTTTAATACTGGCATTTGTCTTTATCCAAACACTTGGCAACAGTGGTATCTTGCGTGAAGGTATGGAAGCGGTATTAGGTATCGTAGCAGTAATCTTGATGTTTGCTGTAGGTATCTGGATGCACAATAAATCCAATGCACAACGTTGGAATCAAATGATGCAATCTATGTATGATAAAGCAGCCAACAATCGCAGTCTAGCTTTGTTAGGCTTAATCGGTTTGATTTCCGTCATGCGTGAAGGTGTGGAAGTGATTTTATTCTACATGGGTATGATAGGCGAAGTATCAGCGAAAGACTTTATATTAGGTATCGGAATCGCACTCGTAATTCTCGTTATCTTTACGGCACTCTTCCGCTTCATCGTCAAACTCATCCCAATTCGCTACATTTTCAGAGTACTTTCTATCTTAATCTTTGTTATGGCGTTTAAAATGCTCGGTGTCAGCATTCAGAAAATGCAATTGCTCGACACAGTACCGCAACACAGCATTGAACACTTGCCGACATTAAGTTGGATTGGATTCTATCCAAGTTGGGAAACGATTATACCGCAACTTATTTTTATAGCATTAATCGCACTCTACACTTATTTTTCAAATAAAAGAAAACCAGCATAA
- the tenA gene encoding thiaminase II, which yields MAKFTDRLYERVEPIWASYMEHPFIKGLEDGSLDEEKFKHWLKQDYIYLIEYARLFAIGAAKATDLNMMSTYASLMDGTLNTEMNLHRDYAQKFGISETELEQTEPAEVTTAYTSYMLNMAQIGGVENVIAAILTCTWSYNYIGLNLAEKEGAKEHAGYREWIEMYASDDFTQFKKDCVDLMNAVTEGRSEQDLQRLEDIVVKTSYYEYKFWDMAENLETWDVPVK from the coding sequence GTGGCGAAATTTACAGATCGATTGTATGAACGCGTGGAGCCGATTTGGGCTTCATACATGGAACATCCATTCATCAAAGGGTTAGAAGACGGCAGTTTAGACGAAGAGAAATTCAAACATTGGTTGAAACAAGATTACATCTATTTAATCGAGTATGCGCGGCTATTTGCGATTGGGGCAGCCAAAGCAACCGACCTGAACATGATGTCCACCTACGCATCACTCATGGACGGCACCCTCAACACCGAAATGAACCTGCACCGAGACTACGCACAGAAATTCGGCATCAGCGAAACCGAACTCGAACAAACCGAACCCGCAGAAGTGACAACCGCCTATACTAGCTACATGCTCAATATGGCGCAAATCGGCGGCGTCGAGAACGTTATCGCAGCCATCCTGACCTGCACATGGAGCTACAACTATATCGGTTTGAACCTTGCGGAAAAAGAAGGCGCTAAAGAGCATGCCGGCTACAGAGAGTGGATCGAAATGTATGCTTCCGACGACTTTACACAGTTCAAAAAAGACTGCGTAGATTTAATGAACGCAGTTACCGAAGGCCGTTCAGAACAAGACTTGCAACGCTTAGAAGACATCGTTGTAAAAACAAGTTATTACGAATACAAATTCTGGGACATGGCAGAAAATCTCGAAACATGGGATGTTCCAGTGAAATAG
- a CDS encoding MDR family MFS transporter — protein sequence MSLKSKLIMIVTMLLGGFFGLLNETLLATALPSIMKDFHIEYTQVQWLTTAFLLTNGVVIPLSAMIIQRYSTRQVFLTAILIFLIGTVVAGFSPNFTVLLIARIVQALGSGIMMPLMMTTILDIFEPHERGKYMGIFGLVIGLAPAIGPTLSGYLVEYYNWRSLFHVVTPIAAITFLLSLKFIKNVGTTRKVPIDLLSIIFSVLGFGGLLYGTSSISRDGWDDPIVLTTIIGGLILVGLFIFRQTRLTTPLLDFRVFKEGQFAVGILIMALTMIAMIGSETVLPIFVQNIMGKPALESGLTLLPGAIVMGFMSVFSGFLFEKFGAKSLAFIGMGIVVITTSYFVFMDEHTSTAMLSTVYAIRMIGIALGLMPLMTHTMNQLSHQMNAHGSSMTNTVQQISASIGTAILFTIMSHYAKIFKPDMADYKGLAPKEIKANIARDAMLNGYHAAFWFTVIIAIIAFFSVFLLKSKKKARKSAYVEDNA from the coding sequence ATGTCACTAAAATCTAAATTAATCATGATTGTTACAATGCTGCTCGGCGGTTTCTTCGGCTTACTGAATGAGACCTTGTTAGCAACCGCGCTCCCCAGCATTATGAAAGATTTTCATATTGAATATACACAAGTGCAATGGCTGACAACGGCCTTCTTGCTGACGAATGGTGTCGTTATTCCACTCTCAGCGATGATTATCCAACGTTACAGTACACGCCAAGTCTTCTTGACGGCGATCCTGATATTTTTAATCGGCACAGTAGTCGCTGGCTTCAGCCCGAACTTCACTGTCTTGCTCATAGCGCGCATTGTTCAAGCATTAGGTTCAGGCATTATGATGCCGTTAATGATGACAACTATCCTCGATATCTTCGAGCCGCATGAACGCGGAAAATATATGGGAATCTTCGGATTAGTAATCGGCTTAGCACCAGCTATCGGGCCGACACTATCCGGATATCTGGTCGAATACTATAATTGGCGCTCACTCTTCCACGTCGTTACACCGATTGCTGCCATCACTTTCTTGCTCAGCTTGAAATTTATTAAAAATGTCGGCACCACACGCAAAGTACCGATCGATCTCCTTTCCATCATTTTCTCAGTACTTGGATTCGGCGGTCTCCTATACGGTACCAGCTCGATTTCACGCGACGGTTGGGATGACCCGATTGTCCTGACTACCATTATCGGCGGTCTGATTTTAGTAGGTCTCTTTATCTTCCGCCAAACGCGTCTGACAACACCTTTACTCGACTTTCGCGTCTTTAAAGAAGGTCAGTTCGCAGTCGGCATTTTAATTATGGCACTGACGATGATTGCCATGATCGGCTCAGAAACTGTGCTGCCGATTTTCGTACAGAACATTATGGGCAAACCAGCATTAGAATCAGGCTTGACGCTATTACCTGGTGCCATCGTGATGGGCTTCATGTCCGTCTTCTCAGGTTTCCTTTTTGAAAAATTCGGTGCGAAAAGCCTCGCCTTCATCGGTATGGGCATTGTCGTCATTACGACATCTTATTTCGTCTTTATGGATGAACACACATCCACCGCCATGCTGTCGACAGTATATGCGATTCGCATGATTGGGATTGCACTCGGTTTAATGCCATTGATGACACATACCATGAACCAGTTGTCGCACCAGATGAACGCGCACGGGTCCTCGATGACCAACACTGTGCAACAAATTTCCGCTTCAATCGGAACAGCTATCCTCTTTACCATCATGAGCCATTACGCGAAAATCTTTAAACCGGATATGGCAGATTACAAAGGACTGGCTCCCAAAGAAATTAAAGCGAACATTGCTCGAGACGCTATGCTGAATGGCTATCACGCTGCCTTCTGGTTTACCGTCATTATTGCAATTATCGCGTTCTTCAGTGTCTTCTTGCTGAAAAGTAAAAAGAAAGCCCGGAAATCGGCTTATGTTGAAGATAACGCCTAA
- a CDS encoding SDR family oxidoreductase, producing the protein MTEIYKKVAIITGASSGIGKAIALKLTNEGATVVLVARSEEKLEAVSAELRKAGAKHFDIMSADVTHRDEVERVVKQTIEQFGQVDILVNSAGQMKSSKITDGDVEAWDDMIDVNVKGLLYAINAVMPHFQQQSSGHIFNIASISGFEVTKGSAIYSATKTAVHAITQGLEKELAKTGIRATSISPGMVDTEMTSHYQPEDRKKLEPKDIANAVVYAFSQPDYVNVNEITVRPV; encoded by the coding sequence ATGACTGAAATTTATAAAAAGGTAGCCATCATCACTGGTGCCAGCAGCGGAATCGGGAAAGCCATCGCTTTGAAATTAACCAACGAAGGAGCGACTGTCGTATTAGTTGCACGCAGTGAAGAGAAATTAGAAGCTGTATCTGCTGAATTGCGCAAAGCAGGCGCGAAACACTTTGATATTATGTCGGCAGATGTCACTCACCGCGACGAAGTGGAACGCGTGGTAAAACAAACGATTGAACAATTCGGCCAAGTCGATATCTTAGTTAATAGTGCCGGTCAAATGAAATCTTCGAAAATTACTGATGGAGACGTCGAAGCATGGGATGATATGATTGATGTCAATGTGAAAGGTTTATTGTATGCCATCAATGCTGTGATGCCCCATTTCCAACAGCAATCCAGCGGTCACATCTTCAACATTGCCTCGATTTCAGGCTTTGAAGTGACTAAAGGCAGTGCCATCTACAGTGCTACGAAAACAGCGGTACACGCGATTACGCAAGGTCTGGAAAAAGAACTCGCGAAAACAGGTATTCGCGCGACAAGTATTTCACCCGGCATGGTGGACACTGAAATGACTAGCCATTATCAACCGGAAGACCGTAAGAAATTAGAACCTAAAGATATTGCCAATGCTGTGGTTTATGCATTTTCACAACCTGATTATGTGAATGTGAATGAAATCACGGTGCGCCCTGTTTAG
- a CDS encoding flavin reductase family protein, with product MEYSPKQGIRSHGLPHDPFKSSTVPRPIGWISTISEDGKDNLAPYSQYQNLTWDPPMVMFAANQSVLGDHDRKDTVVNAEKTGWFVWNMATYDLREAVNLSSKALPPEEDEFEFAGVTKEKCIEAPGHRVKESPVHFECEYVQTIRIPTGDPVSTVDIVIGRVAQVHIDDKVILDNGKLDIKSIRPIARLGYYDYTVVDEIFEMKAPAASKEELAGLEGRNFDNKSE from the coding sequence ATGGAATATTCACCTAAACAAGGAATTCGCAGTCACGGATTACCGCACGATCCGTTTAAGAGTAGCACAGTACCTAGACCGATCGGCTGGATTTCAACGATTTCAGAAGACGGTAAAGATAATTTAGCGCCTTACAGCCAATATCAAAACCTGACTTGGGATCCGCCGATGGTGATGTTTGCGGCTAACCAATCCGTATTAGGTGACCATGACCGTAAAGATACCGTCGTGAATGCTGAAAAAACAGGTTGGTTCGTATGGAACATGGCGACGTATGATTTGAGAGAAGCGGTCAATTTATCTTCCAAAGCCTTGCCACCAGAAGAAGATGAATTTGAATTTGCTGGTGTAACTAAAGAAAAATGTATCGAAGCACCTGGTCATCGCGTTAAAGAATCACCTGTACATTTCGAGTGCGAGTATGTACAAACGATTCGTATTCCGACAGGAGACCCAGTCTCAACCGTAGATATTGTAATTGGCCGCGTCGCACAAGTACACATTGATGACAAAGTCATTTTAGATAATGGCAAGTTAGATATTAAATCTATTCGTCCGATTGCCCGCCTAGGATATTACGATTACACCGTTGTGGACGAAATCTTTGAAATGAAAGCTCCAGCAGCTTCAAAAGAAGAATTGGCAGGTCTTGAGGGACGCAATTTCGATAATAAATCTGAATAG
- the efeO gene encoding iron uptake system protein EfeO, producing MKKVTSVLLATSILLAGCGNGSSDSKDSKGADSKSSSENKKELKQATNEYKKYTDKQLDEFLKGTEDFTKAVKDKDAEKAKELYPKVRMYYERSEPVAEAFGDLDPKIDARLADLKEENKESEWTGYHKIEKALYQDNQLNAQTDKDADQLLKDAKELDAKADTLDITPKLMLQGAVDLLNEVSTSKITGEEEIYSHTDLYDFKANIEGAQKIYELFKPILVKKDKKLSDTIQTNFDKVNKLLDKYKEGDGYASYDKVTKEDRKALSDAVNALGEPLSKMAVVTE from the coding sequence ATGAAAAAGGTAACATCAGTTTTATTGGCGACGTCGATTTTATTAGCAGGGTGCGGTAATGGCAGCAGTGATTCGAAGGATAGTAAGGGAGCGGACTCTAAGTCTTCATCTGAAAATAAAAAAGAACTAAAGCAAGCGACTAACGAATATAAAAAGTATACTGACAAGCAGCTGGATGAATTCTTGAAAGGTACTGAGGACTTTACAAAAGCGGTTAAGGATAAAGATGCTGAGAAAGCGAAGGAATTGTATCCGAAAGTGCGTATGTATTATGAACGTTCTGAGCCGGTTGCGGAAGCTTTCGGTGATTTAGATCCGAAGATTGATGCGCGTTTAGCAGATTTGAAGGAAGAAAATAAGGAATCTGAATGGACAGGCTACCATAAGATTGAGAAAGCATTGTATCAAGATAATCAATTGAATGCTCAAACGGATAAAGATGCGGATCAATTGTTGAAAGATGCGAAGGAATTGGATGCGAAAGCGGATACTTTAGATATTACGCCGAAATTGATGTTACAAGGGGCAGTCGACTTGTTAAATGAAGTCTCAACTTCGAAAATTACAGGTGAAGAGGAAATTTATTCTCACACTGACTTATATGACTTCAAAGCGAACATTGAAGGGGCACAAAAAATTTATGAACTCTTCAAACCGATTTTAGTGAAAAAGGATAAAAAATTAAGCGATACCATTCAAACGAACTTTGATAAAGTGAATAAATTACTTGATAAATACAAAGAAGGTGACGGCTACGCATCTTACGACAAAGTCACAAAAGAAGACCGTAAAGCGTTATCTGATGCGGTAAATGCGTTAGGAGAACCGTTAAGTAAGATGGCTGTGGTTACAGAATGA